One genomic region from Salinicola endophyticus encodes:
- the rlmM gene encoding 23S rRNA (cytidine(2498)-2'-O)-methyltransferase RlmM gives MSQVPNAWLLYCRAGFESDLAAEITERTAAAGELGHIALAEPDSGFVCWQTESGPANAVHRQLPLASLVFARQSLVAFMPLTLDREDRISPIARLVEESGWSFEAVWHETPDTNDGKALGRLAKSLSRPLESALKRGGGLRRKAGGRRLHLFWLAGDRVQVGISFPGNRSEHPGGVLRLRHPADAPSRSTLKLEEAWHTFIPRESWETRLSSAMQAVDLGAAPGGWTYQLVRKGLFVYAIDNGPMDKALMATGQVEHLREDGFVWEPPYRLDWLVCDIVDKPMRVIDMVERWLMRRWCREAIFNLKLPMKKRWDEVRRCLARLEETLHTHGVSATIACRHLYHDREEVTVHVRIDG, from the coding sequence GTGAGCCAAGTCCCCAACGCATGGCTGCTTTACTGTCGGGCCGGTTTCGAATCCGACCTGGCTGCGGAGATTACCGAGCGCACCGCGGCGGCCGGTGAGCTGGGGCATATCGCCCTGGCTGAACCCGATAGCGGCTTCGTCTGCTGGCAGACCGAGTCTGGCCCGGCCAACGCCGTGCATCGCCAGCTGCCGCTGGCATCCCTGGTCTTCGCGCGTCAGTCGCTGGTGGCCTTCATGCCGCTGACCCTGGATCGGGAAGATCGGATCTCGCCCATTGCCCGCCTGGTCGAGGAGAGCGGCTGGAGCTTCGAGGCGGTCTGGCACGAGACCCCGGATACCAATGATGGCAAGGCGCTGGGGCGCTTGGCGAAGTCACTCAGCCGCCCGTTGGAGAGCGCGCTGAAGCGCGGCGGCGGGCTGCGCCGCAAGGCCGGTGGTAGGAGGCTGCATCTGTTCTGGCTGGCCGGTGATCGCGTCCAGGTGGGAATCAGCTTTCCCGGCAATCGCAGTGAACACCCCGGCGGTGTGCTGCGTCTGCGCCACCCCGCCGATGCCCCTAGTCGCTCCACGCTCAAGCTGGAGGAGGCCTGGCATACCTTCATCCCGAGGGAGAGTTGGGAGACCCGGCTCTCTTCCGCGATGCAGGCGGTCGATCTCGGCGCGGCGCCCGGAGGCTGGACCTACCAGCTGGTGCGCAAGGGGCTGTTCGTCTATGCCATCGATAACGGCCCCATGGACAAGGCCCTGATGGCCACCGGCCAGGTCGAGCATCTGCGCGAGGATGGCTTCGTCTGGGAGCCGCCTTATCGTCTGGACTGGCTGGTCTGCGATATCGTCGACAAGCCGATGCGGGTGATCGACATGGTCGAGCGCTGGCTGATGCGGCGCTGGTGTCGGGAAGCGATCTTCAATCTCAAGCTGCCGATGAAGAAGCGCTGGGACGAAGTGCGGCGCTGCCTGGCACGGCTCGAAGAGACGCTGCATACCCACGGTGTCAGCGCGACCATCGCCTGTCGCCACCTGTATCATGATCGTGAAGAAGTCACCGTGCACGTGCGGATCGACGGATGA
- the tusA gene encoding sulfurtransferase TusA, with translation MQSQDTVQEETLDTQGLYCPEPIMLMHNKVRDMQPGQILRVIATDPATTRDIPKFCSFLGHELIEQSEEDGRYRYRLRLGG, from the coding sequence ATGCAGAGTCAGGACACAGTGCAGGAAGAGACGCTCGACACCCAAGGGCTCTACTGCCCGGAACCGATCATGCTGATGCACAACAAGGTGCGCGATATGCAGCCGGGGCAGATTCTGCGGGTGATCGCCACCGACCCCGCGACGACACGCGACATTCCCAAGTTCTGCAGCTTTCTGGGCCACGAACTGATCGAGCAGAGCGAAGAGGATGGGCGCTACCGCTATCGGCTGCGGCTCGGCGGCTGA
- a CDS encoding MATE family efflux transporter, with protein MSTLPRLPRWRRETAALLRLSLPICGAQLAQSGMSAADVIMSGRASATDLAAVSVGASLWVPMMLLMTGTLMGLTPLVAHQMGAGRPQHVRAKVHQALWVALVFGCLAALILGLGSGLVFRWMQVPAEVAALATDYLGAVALGIPAVALYQALRAFSDGMHHTRPALWISLIGLAVNVPSNYLLIYGGPGLVELLGSGVPAPLQQLPALGALGCGIATALSMWSMCLGMAWYTRRSRAYAPVVIWTAPTAPRLREIGELLYIGLPIGLAIFFEVTLFTVITLLVAYLGEVTVAAHQIALNVTSILFMLPLSLSMALTVRVSNRMGAGDLGEARFVAWNGVAVGLLLALFNCAVLWLLARPIVTLYSADSAVQSLALSLILLAMLFQVSDSLQVNLAGALRGYKDTRVVMGITLIAYWVIGLGVGHTLGRGLAGIPELGIYGYWIGLNAGLTAAALMLGWRLLIKGRTSRQAAHGVGKSTAGA; from the coding sequence GTGTCGACCCTACCCCGCTTGCCGCGCTGGCGTCGCGAAACGGCGGCGCTGCTGCGTCTGAGTCTGCCGATCTGCGGCGCCCAGCTGGCTCAGTCCGGCATGAGCGCCGCCGATGTAATCATGTCCGGGCGCGCCAGCGCCACAGACCTCGCGGCGGTCTCGGTCGGGGCCAGCCTGTGGGTGCCGATGATGCTGCTGATGACCGGGACGCTGATGGGCCTGACACCGCTGGTGGCCCATCAAATGGGTGCCGGCCGGCCCCAGCACGTGCGCGCCAAGGTGCACCAGGCGCTATGGGTCGCGCTGGTATTCGGCTGCCTCGCGGCACTCATCCTCGGGCTGGGCTCGGGTCTGGTGTTCCGCTGGATGCAGGTGCCCGCAGAGGTCGCTGCCCTGGCCACCGACTATCTCGGCGCCGTGGCCCTGGGGATTCCAGCGGTCGCGCTCTACCAGGCGCTGCGTGCCTTCTCCGACGGCATGCATCACACGCGCCCGGCGCTGTGGATCAGCCTGATTGGGCTGGCGGTCAACGTGCCCAGCAACTACCTGCTGATCTACGGCGGCCCGGGGCTGGTCGAACTGCTCGGCAGCGGCGTGCCCGCGCCGCTGCAGCAATTGCCGGCGCTGGGTGCGCTGGGCTGTGGCATCGCCACGGCGCTGTCGATGTGGTCGATGTGTCTGGGCATGGCCTGGTACACCCGCCGCAGCCGCGCCTATGCCCCGGTGGTGATCTGGACCGCGCCGACCGCGCCGCGTCTGAGAGAGATCGGCGAGCTGCTCTACATCGGTCTGCCCATCGGGCTGGCGATCTTTTTCGAGGTCACTCTATTCACCGTGATCACGCTGCTGGTCGCCTATCTCGGTGAAGTCACCGTCGCCGCCCACCAGATCGCGCTCAACGTCACCTCGATCCTGTTCATGCTGCCGCTGTCGTTGAGCATGGCGCTGACGGTACGGGTCAGCAACCGGATGGGAGCCGGCGACCTGGGCGAAGCACGCTTCGTGGCCTGGAACGGGGTGGCCGTGGGTCTGCTGCTGGCGCTGTTCAACTGCGCCGTGCTGTGGCTGCTGGCCCGTCCCATCGTGACCCTCTACAGCGCCGATAGCGCCGTGCAGTCGCTGGCGCTCTCGCTGATCCTGCTGGCGATGCTGTTCCAGGTCTCGGACTCGCTGCAGGTCAACCTGGCGGGCGCGCTGCGCGGCTACAAGGACACCCGGGTGGTGATGGGCATCACCCTGATCGCCTACTGGGTCATCGGGCTGGGCGTGGGGCATACCCTGGGGCGTGGCCTGGCAGGGATCCCCGAGCTGGGCATCTATGGCTACTGGATCGGGCTCAACGCGGGCCTGACCGCAGCCGCCCTGATGCTGGGCTGGCGCCTGCTGATCAAGGGCCGCACATCGCGCCAGGCCGCACACGGCGTTGGAAAATCGACCGCCGGGGCTTAA
- a CDS encoding elongation factor P hydroxylase — protein MVHAIDDVMALFDGVFADTFNTRLVKGGGEPIYLPAGGDVGYHRIVFAHGFFASALHEVSHWCIAGTARRQLEDYGYWYEPDGRDADQQAIFEQVEVAPQALERLLCEACVKPFEVSVDNLDGVAVDRQAFAAKVAARAERYRDQGLPSRAEAFAATLRAFYRRGETRDVAIAAGRARLAAVLTSA, from the coding sequence ATGGTGCACGCAATCGATGATGTCATGGCGCTATTCGATGGGGTCTTCGCCGACACCTTCAATACGCGTCTGGTCAAGGGCGGCGGCGAGCCGATCTATCTGCCCGCCGGTGGCGATGTCGGCTATCACCGTATCGTCTTCGCCCACGGGTTTTTCGCCAGTGCCCTGCACGAGGTGAGCCACTGGTGCATCGCCGGCACGGCGCGGCGTCAGTTGGAGGATTACGGCTACTGGTACGAACCGGATGGCCGCGATGCCGACCAGCAGGCGATATTCGAACAGGTCGAGGTCGCCCCGCAGGCGCTGGAGCGGCTGCTGTGCGAGGCCTGCGTCAAGCCCTTCGAGGTCAGCGTGGACAACCTCGATGGCGTCGCCGTCGACCGCCAGGCCTTCGCCGCCAAGGTCGCGGCACGCGCCGAGCGCTATCGTGATCAGGGCTTGCCGTCGCGTGCCGAGGCTTTCGCCGCCACGCTGCGGGCGTTCTACCGTCGAGGCGAGACGCGGGACGTGGCGATCGCTGCCGGCCGCGCGCGGCTGGCAGCGGTGCTCACCAGCGCTTGA